A portion of the Adhaeribacter radiodurans genome contains these proteins:
- a CDS encoding TolB-like translocation protein: MSNTSKHIFPFSWQKVILLLLSTFYVTLAAQAQNQIVGQEAFGKNRIQYKSFNWQFYSTQNFNVYFYSGGKQAAIYTAEYAEKELKRITSIIGYYPYSKTTLILYNSIADLRQSNIGLNDDRYQTGGETMFLKNKVELAFDGTQTRFKKNISYNITMLLLNDMMYGGSLKEVLQSSYLLKLPDWFITGAATYITEGWNVDMDNYMRDMVTKTKNKKPEALFVRNQQLAGQSVWNYITERYGYTSIQNILNLTRITRDVEIGISSSLNIPYRRFVRDWSNYYLQMNSITSTRLNPVDANRQLFKKNRKDNVYSEPVFTPNGTKLAYVENDRGQYEIKLYDIAKRRVRTIRKGGYKTPDQQIDTKMPLLAWKSNTQLGIAEVKRGVITLSSYYLDRRNFSISKMIKSILGKPEGTLNQFTQILDMDYSDDGKMLVMSAVRDGKSDIFLYRGRKAEQITNDLYDDRNAVFMKGNQGLIFSSNRFLDSTGSVVPQFDKIVNNFDIYYYDLNKQGFAFKQLTRSISNESNPRPLDEQSFLYLGEESGVRSLYRYNLASGQNERVSAFLQNIKSFDFNPNNNNLTLIAADRDRDFVYMFPGFSFQTNPEFKTVRQQTLEQRSIRPAATVNKEATQPTQPAAPIDTAQKTTTDTKEIAKDKAVDTRNYEFETDQQKPARPRSITGARSAQSQIQTTEAVQLAGPVQYDLRFSINKLITSVYQDPLMGFGIVAEVGMSDMFEDHRIRGGVFLLTDLRSSNFYAEYSNLKHRYDLRVSYQKQSIFTSYQTKDLRYGRHEFTPALIYPLTHSLSVRLLPKFVHTKYAVTNVLAEADSVMDFAGGGAEVVFDNSVTMGVNMYEGTRMKAGIMTLRGLDNKRDGFNKFYLDLRHYQKVHRQIVFANRLTYGHYFGQSPNRFILGGMDNWLFSSYDDNGPSIYNGTPPRPAELFFLQFATNMRGFKYNARNGTSALLLNSELRIPIIQYLFKDSPIGSGFFRNLQFTGFTDIGSAYTGVSPFNRKNSYNTQVLGGNQGEFNTNPFQATVVNYRNPFLFGYGAGVRTTLLGVYGKADIAWGKENFKDTGPIIYLTLGYDF; the protein is encoded by the coding sequence ATGAGTAACACTTCTAAACACATTTTTCCTTTTAGTTGGCAAAAGGTGATTTTACTGCTGCTAAGTACGTTTTACGTAACTCTAGCCGCTCAGGCGCAGAATCAGATTGTGGGGCAGGAAGCCTTTGGCAAAAACCGGATTCAGTATAAAAGCTTTAACTGGCAGTTTTACAGTACCCAAAACTTTAACGTTTACTTTTATAGTGGGGGCAAACAAGCTGCTATTTATACCGCTGAATACGCCGAAAAAGAGTTAAAGCGCATTACCAGCATTATCGGGTATTATCCGTATTCTAAAACCACACTTATTCTTTACAATTCTATTGCCGATTTACGCCAGAGTAACATTGGCTTGAACGACGACCGCTACCAGACTGGTGGCGAAACTATGTTCCTGAAAAATAAAGTAGAATTAGCCTTTGATGGTACCCAAACCCGGTTTAAGAAAAATATCAGCTATAATATTACCATGCTGCTCCTGAACGATATGATGTACGGAGGCAGTTTAAAGGAAGTATTACAAAGCAGCTACCTGCTTAAATTACCCGATTGGTTTATTACCGGTGCGGCCACTTATATTACCGAAGGTTGGAACGTGGATATGGACAATTACATGCGGGATATGGTTACCAAAACCAAAAATAAAAAGCCCGAAGCTTTGTTTGTCCGTAACCAGCAATTAGCCGGACAATCGGTGTGGAATTATATTACCGAGCGTTATGGCTATACTTCTATCCAGAATATTCTGAACCTGACGCGTATTACCCGCGATGTAGAGATTGGAATATCCAGTAGTTTAAATATTCCGTACCGCCGTTTTGTGCGCGATTGGAGCAATTATTATCTGCAAATGAATAGCATTACCAGTACTCGCTTAAATCCGGTAGATGCAAATCGGCAATTATTTAAGAAAAACCGGAAAGATAACGTTTATAGCGAGCCCGTATTTACGCCTAATGGCACCAAACTCGCATACGTAGAAAATGACCGGGGCCAGTATGAAATTAAATTATACGACATTGCGAAACGCCGGGTAAGAACAATCCGGAAAGGTGGTTATAAAACGCCAGACCAGCAAATTGATACCAAAATGCCTTTACTCGCCTGGAAGTCCAACACCCAGTTGGGTATTGCCGAAGTAAAAAGAGGCGTTATTACTTTATCGAGCTATTATTTAGACCGACGTAATTTTTCTATTTCCAAGATGATTAAATCTATTTTAGGTAAACCCGAAGGAACTCTAAATCAGTTTACTCAGATTCTGGATATGGATTACTCCGATGATGGTAAAATGCTGGTGATGAGTGCTGTGCGCGATGGTAAAAGTGATATATTCTTGTATAGGGGCCGGAAAGCAGAACAAATAACGAACGATTTATACGACGATCGCAACGCTGTTTTCATGAAAGGTAATCAAGGATTGATATTTTCCTCGAACCGTTTTCTGGATTCTACAGGTTCAGTAGTACCGCAATTTGATAAGATTGTTAATAATTTTGACATTTATTACTACGACTTAAATAAACAAGGTTTTGCCTTTAAACAGCTTACCCGATCTATTTCCAACGAATCTAATCCAAGGCCTTTAGATGAGCAAAGCTTTTTGTATTTAGGCGAAGAGAGCGGCGTGCGTTCGTTATATCGGTATAATTTGGCATCTGGGCAAAATGAACGGGTATCGGCGTTTTTACAAAATATTAAAAGCTTCGATTTTAATCCAAATAACAATAACCTAACTTTAATAGCCGCCGACCGTGACCGGGATTTTGTGTATATGTTTCCGGGATTCAGTTTCCAGACAAATCCGGAATTTAAAACCGTACGGCAACAAACACTGGAGCAACGTTCTATCCGTCCCGCAGCTACCGTAAATAAAGAGGCTACCCAACCTACCCAACCTGCCGCACCAATAGATACTGCGCAAAAAACTACCACTGATACGAAAGAGATTGCCAAAGATAAAGCAGTAGATACTCGTAATTACGAATTTGAAACCGATCAGCAAAAACCTGCCCGGCCTAGAAGTATAACTGGAGCTCGTTCGGCACAATCCCAAATCCAAACCACAGAAGCGGTACAACTAGCCGGTCCTGTACAATACGATCTGCGGTTTAGTATAAATAAATTAATTACTTCAGTGTATCAGGATCCGTTAATGGGCTTTGGAATTGTGGCCGAAGTGGGTATGTCGGATATGTTTGAAGATCACCGGATTCGGGGTGGGGTATTTTTACTGACCGATTTACGATCCAGTAATTTTTACGCGGAATACAGTAACCTGAAACACCGGTACGATTTACGGGTATCTTACCAGAAGCAAAGTATTTTTACATCGTACCAAACCAAAGATTTGCGCTATGGTCGCCACGAATTTACGCCGGCGCTCATTTACCCGCTAACTCATAGTTTAAGCGTGCGACTGCTACCAAAGTTTGTCCACACAAAATATGCGGTAACCAATGTATTGGCCGAAGCCGATAGCGTAATGGATTTTGCCGGTGGTGGAGCGGAAGTTGTTTTTGATAATTCCGTAACTATGGGAGTAAACATGTACGAAGGTACCCGCATGAAAGCTGGTATTATGACTTTGCGTGGCTTAGATAATAAACGGGATGGATTTAATAAATTTTACCTGGATTTACGGCATTACCAGAAAGTGCATCGACAAATTGTTTTTGCCAATCGGTTAACATACGGTCATTATTTCGGGCAATCACCTAACAGATTTATTTTGGGAGGTATGGATAACTGGTTGTTTTCTTCTTACGATGATAACGGTCCTTCCATTTATAATGGCACACCGCCCAGGCCCGCCGAACTGTTCTTTTTGCAGTTTGCTACCAATATGCGCGGGTTTAAATACAATGCCCGGAATGGTACCTCTGCCTTATTGCTGAATTCTGAATTACGTATTCCTATTATTCAATACTTGTTTAAAGATTCGCCCATTGGTTCTGGGTTCTTCCGTAATCTTCAGTTTACCGGTTTCACCGATATTGGATCAGCTTACACTGGCGTGAGTCCGTTTAATCGTAAAAACTCATACAATACCCAGGTGTTAGGTGGTAACCAAGGCGAATTTAATACAAATCCATTCCAGGCAACTGTAGTAAACTACCGCAATCCATTCTTATTTGGTTATGGAGCCGGGGTACGTACCACTTTACTAGGTGTTTACGGAAAGGCCGATATTGCCTGGGGGAAAGAGAACTTTAAAGATACCGGGCCAATCATTTACCTTACTTTAGGCTATGATTTTTAA
- a CDS encoding NAD(P)/FAD-dependent oxidoreductase encodes MVYDFIIVGHGLAGGILARTLSRKGYKLIVFDTYKANSASRVAAGLINPIAGKRFAKSWLAEKLVPFAINFYQELEQELGIPFWHSLPILKLFSSVEEQNTWMGKSTNPALHEFIKDVHLHLPPSEAIYQEFGAVETAQSGYLEVNLFLDILLTELEKQHDLVKAPFDYNNLQIRPDFIAYSLENNTIKAQKIVFCEGYKAIENPYFNWLPFAPNKGEVLDIKIDNFSTECIYNKAVYVLPFGANRYKVGATYNWRELNEEVSLAALTELSEHTKHIIKKPFDVTNQKVGIRPAVRDRRPLMGWHPVHSNVGIFNGMGSKGVMMAPYLAKNFTKSLTGSTLEPEADIARYLKHFNKY; translated from the coding sequence ATGGTTTATGATTTTATTATTGTTGGGCATGGATTAGCAGGGGGCATTTTAGCTCGTACTTTAAGCCGGAAAGGTTATAAATTAATTGTTTTTGATACCTATAAGGCTAATTCGGCCTCGCGGGTGGCAGCCGGATTAATTAACCCAATAGCAGGTAAACGATTTGCTAAATCCTGGTTAGCCGAAAAACTGGTGCCTTTTGCCATTAACTTTTATCAGGAACTTGAGCAGGAATTAGGTATTCCGTTTTGGCATTCATTACCTATTTTAAAGTTGTTTTCGTCTGTTGAGGAACAAAATACCTGGATGGGGAAAAGCACGAACCCGGCCTTGCACGAATTTATTAAGGATGTTCATTTGCACTTACCACCTTCGGAAGCTATTTATCAGGAATTTGGAGCCGTTGAAACAGCCCAGAGCGGGTATTTAGAGGTAAATCTATTTTTAGATATCTTACTAACAGAATTGGAAAAACAACATGATTTGGTAAAAGCACCTTTCGATTATAATAACTTGCAGATAAGGCCGGATTTTATTGCCTATTCTCTGGAAAATAATACTATAAAGGCTCAAAAAATCGTTTTTTGTGAAGGATATAAAGCCATTGAAAATCCGTATTTTAATTGGTTGCCTTTTGCTCCGAACAAAGGCGAAGTTTTAGATATTAAAATCGATAATTTCTCGACGGAATGTATCTATAACAAAGCGGTTTACGTTCTTCCATTTGGTGCTAACCGGTATAAAGTAGGGGCCACCTATAACTGGCGGGAATTAAATGAAGAAGTAAGTTTAGCGGCTCTGACCGAATTAAGCGAGCATACTAAACATATAATAAAAAAGCCATTTGATGTAACAAATCAAAAGGTGGGCATCCGGCCGGCAGTGCGCGACCGGCGGCCATTAATGGGGTGGCATCCGGTACATTCAAATGTAGGAATTTTTAACGGTATGGGCTCGAAAGGAGTAATGATGGCACCCTACCTGGCTAAAAATTTTACTAAAAGTTTAACTGGAAGTACCCTGGAACCAGAGGCAGATATAGCCCGGTATTTAAAACATTTTAATAAGTATTAG
- a CDS encoding O-methyltransferase: MLTFEEAITLPPQYAEIKQQSEALQFNMFSDLRTGSLLRTLAAAKPQGNFLEIGTGTGLSLAWLAAGADLKSTILSIDNEATYQQVAINAFANDKRITFSCTDGNEWLKTYDGPLFDLIFADAWPGKFYALDETLALVKVGGFYIIDDLLPQPNWPAGHPEKVDILLTTLRQKQNFVFTTLDWSTGLMIFTKWKN; this comes from the coding sequence ATGCTCACCTTTGAGGAAGCTATCACGCTACCGCCCCAGTACGCAGAAATAAAACAACAGAGCGAGGCTTTGCAGTTTAACATGTTCTCGGATTTAAGAACCGGTTCCTTGCTGCGCACTCTCGCAGCAGCTAAACCCCAGGGTAATTTCCTGGAAATTGGTACGGGTACTGGTTTATCTTTAGCTTGGTTAGCCGCTGGTGCCGATTTAAAATCTACTATTTTATCAATTGATAATGAAGCCACTTACCAGCAAGTTGCCATAAATGCTTTTGCTAATGATAAAAGAATAACCTTTAGTTGCACTGATGGTAACGAATGGCTCAAAACTTATGATGGGCCATTATTTGATTTAATTTTTGCGGATGCTTGGCCTGGTAAATTCTATGCCTTAGACGAAACCCTGGCTTTAGTTAAAGTAGGTGGTTTTTATATTATTGATGATTTATTACCTCAACCTAATTGGCCTGCTGGTCACCCGGAAAAAGTAGACATTTTGTTAACCACTTTAAGACAAAAACAGAACTTTGTATTTACTACCTTAGATTGGTCAACGGGCCTGATGATATTTACTAAATGGAAAAATTAA
- a CDS encoding MBL fold metallo-hydrolase, which yields MNVTTFTFNAFSENTYLLHDETKECIVIDPGCYDKSEQEELTSFVAAQGLHIKQLVNTHCHVDHVLGNKFISDKYKVDLVIHEADLPTLRAVAVYAPSYGFTRYQELLPTKYLKEGELLQFGNTELQILFTPGHAPGHVVFYHAPSEQVIGGDVLFNRSIGRTDLPGGNYQILIQSIKTKLFTLPDSVTVYPGHGPSTTIGEEKKFNPFLR from the coding sequence ATGAACGTTACCACCTTTACCTTTAATGCTTTCTCCGAAAACACCTATTTGTTACACGACGAAACCAAAGAATGCATTGTTATCGATCCGGGATGCTACGATAAAAGCGAACAAGAGGAATTAACTAGTTTTGTTGCGGCACAAGGTTTACACATAAAGCAACTGGTAAATACGCATTGCCATGTAGATCATGTGCTGGGTAACAAGTTTATTTCAGATAAATATAAGGTAGATTTAGTAATTCACGAAGCAGATTTACCTACTTTACGAGCAGTAGCAGTATATGCGCCCAGTTACGGCTTTACCCGCTACCAAGAACTATTACCTACTAAATATTTAAAAGAAGGCGAATTATTACAGTTTGGAAATACTGAACTACAAATATTATTTACGCCCGGCCACGCTCCCGGTCATGTTGTTTTCTACCATGCTCCGTCGGAACAGGTAATAGGGGGCGACGTTTTGTTTAACCGTAGCATTGGGCGCACCGATTTACCCGGCGGCAATTACCAAATCCTTATTCAAAGTATTAAAACAAAATTATTTACTTTACCCGATTCGGTAACCGTTTATCCGGGTCATGGACCTAGTACTACCATTGGCGAAGAAAAAAAATTCAACCCTTTTCTGCGTTAA
- the pssA gene encoding CDP-diacylglycerol--serine O-phosphatidyltransferase, producing the protein MKKLIPNTITCLNLFTGCVAIFAAFQDSLAFAAYLVYLAAIFDFLDGMIARLLHAYSEIGKQLDSLADMVSFGVLPGVIMFKLMQKAIRSSESASLLTMELFPFFAFLIIIFSALRLAKFNIDSRQTTSFIGVPTPANTLLISSLPLILDNDLFNLHYFILNPVTLSVLTLIMSYLMVAEIPLFALKFKNFTWKDNSIRFIFLIIALPLLFLLKFAAIPVIIVLYILLSLIKPSYS; encoded by the coding sequence ATGAAAAAATTAATTCCGAATACTATTACCTGCTTAAACTTATTTACGGGTTGTGTGGCTATTTTTGCGGCCTTTCAGGACAGTTTAGCTTTTGCCGCTTATTTGGTTTATCTGGCCGCCATATTTGATTTTTTAGATGGTATGATTGCTCGTCTGCTCCACGCGTACTCCGAAATAGGCAAGCAACTGGACTCGCTGGCCGACATGGTTTCGTTTGGGGTGCTACCCGGCGTTATTATGTTTAAGTTAATGCAAAAAGCCATTCGTTCTTCCGAATCGGCCTCGCTGCTGACAATGGAATTATTTCCCTTCTTTGCTTTTTTAATAATTATTTTTTCGGCGCTACGGTTAGCAAAATTTAACATTGATTCGCGACAAACTACTTCCTTTATTGGCGTACCTACTCCGGCCAATACACTTTTAATTAGTTCTTTGCCGCTCATCTTAGATAACGACTTATTTAACTTGCACTACTTTATTTTAAACCCCGTTACTTTAAGCGTTTTAACTTTAATTATGAGTTACTTAATGGTAGCCGAAATTCCTTTGTTTGCGCTTAAATTCAAGAATTTCACTTGGAAAGATAATTCTATCCGGTTTATTTTTTTAATAATTGCTTTACCCTTGCTCTTTCTGCTTAAATTTGCAGCCATTCCGGTTATAATTGTTTTGTATATACTTTTATCCTTAATAAAACCATCTTACTCATGA
- the purS gene encoding phosphoribosylformylglycinamidine synthase subunit PurS, with the protein MKFTAEIDIMPHAELLDPQGKAVMLGLEHLGLEQVADVRIGKHITLALEAENETAAQEKVETACKKLLANLIMESYSYQLIAN; encoded by the coding sequence ATGAAATTTACGGCAGAAATTGATATAATGCCCCACGCCGAATTATTGGATCCACAAGGTAAAGCAGTAATGCTGGGCCTGGAACATTTAGGTTTAGAGCAGGTAGCCGATGTACGTATTGGCAAACACATAACCTTAGCCTTAGAAGCTGAAAACGAGACAGCGGCTCAGGAGAAAGTGGAAACGGCCTGCAAGAAATTGCTTGCCAATTTGATCATGGAGTCGTATTCGTACCAACTTATTGCTAATTAA
- the porU gene encoding type IX secretion system sortase PorU — translation MLKSITSFLLFLLSLTTFGQSHYADASVLSNGTWYTIGIPGSGLYKLDKAALQNMGIVTANLNPKNIRLFGNGGGMLPQLNATLRPDDLIENAIYVVGESDGKFDSEDYILFYGQGPHTWRLDANQQTFRHEFNTYSDTAYYFLQIGETTGLRINEQALLTGATATINSYVGRIFHEVDLKNKLLSGRNWVGEEFSSFTLTRDFNFPITDILPNSIVQVKAAVVGDSPTNSSFDLKLNNTAIGTLSIAGRGNFDYHPVGVLQVGTFEKKGITVSNANELKISLTYNIAGNAAALGYLDYLEILAERQLKLSGNQTDFRSLQNIYPGAVSTFKVADMPVGATIWDITRPTRPVVPALTFTSSTASFTVATDSLKEFIAFTGQDFPAPVFVGIMPNQNLHALNKDGKTDLVIITHPAFLPQAERLATHRQTNDGLQVNVVTTQQVYNEFSSGAQDISAIRDFMKMIYERSPKAPEKTLNLLLLGDASYDYKSANTNNPKNRTLNNTNYVPTYQSRESLDPLESYSSEDYFGFLDDTEGFWDESDFSNPDLMDIGVGRLPVHTILEAEIIVTKLIHYNDPKTFGNWRNRLVLAADDGDGTEHLRDAEFLADYMKLNQPVFNIHKVYLDMFKQENGASGQLSPDANKSIDQAVERGALIVNYTGHGGETTLAQEKIVTIPQITNWKNKDKLAFLITATCEFGRYDDPARSSGAEYALINENGGAIGLISTTRPVYAGGNRVLNKNFFEIAFTPLNGQMPRLGDVLRLTKNRSLSQVNNRNFALLGDPSMRLAYPNLQVSLDKVNGTDISAGIDTLKALTKITFAGSIKNNNQAIVDSFNGLVQVIVYEKETQINTLGDESANGVSNVRAVPVRENIIYDGTASVNAGLFSISFMVPKDIAYNLGNGKVSFYAYSGTTDAQGAYANIIVGGANPNSTSDNQPPNIGLFMDDETFKSGGLTGSTTTLLAHITDENGINTTGIGIGHEITAVLDGDKKQSINLNNYFTAETDNYQTGQVRYPLSNLSVGKHQISVKAWDTYNNSAESKIEFEVADSKQLALDKVFNYPNPMYNQTTFQFDHNRQGDNLNIEINIFSITGTLVKTLTGTSFASKPHFNAITWDGRKENKQALAKGLYIYVLTVRSNLDGSTASKTQKLILLN, via the coding sequence ATGCTTAAAAGCATAACTAGCTTTTTACTTTTCCTTTTGTCCCTTACCACTTTTGGTCAGAGTCATTATGCTGATGCTTCCGTGTTAAGTAATGGCACCTGGTATACGATAGGAATTCCTGGTAGCGGTTTGTACAAGTTAGATAAAGCTGCTTTGCAAAACATGGGGATTGTAACTGCTAACCTAAATCCCAAAAATATCCGCCTTTTTGGTAATGGCGGGGGCATGCTGCCTCAACTTAATGCTACTCTTCGCCCCGACGATTTAATCGAAAATGCTATTTACGTGGTCGGCGAAAGTGACGGGAAATTTGATTCGGAAGATTACATTCTCTTCTACGGCCAAGGGCCGCATACCTGGCGCTTAGATGCTAATCAACAAACCTTCCGGCACGAGTTCAATACTTATTCTGATACAGCTTACTATTTTTTACAAATTGGCGAAACTACCGGTTTGCGGATAAATGAACAAGCCCTGCTTACAGGTGCCACTGCTACCATAAACTCTTACGTGGGAAGAATTTTCCATGAGGTTGATTTAAAAAACAAATTATTATCGGGCCGTAATTGGGTAGGCGAAGAATTTAGTTCTTTTACCTTAACCCGTGATTTTAATTTTCCTATTACGGATATTCTGCCCAACTCAATCGTGCAGGTAAAAGCTGCGGTTGTCGGCGATTCTCCTACTAATAGTTCTTTCGATTTAAAACTAAATAATACCGCCATTGGCACGCTTTCTATTGCCGGCCGGGGCAACTTCGATTACCATCCTGTAGGTGTTTTACAGGTAGGCACTTTTGAGAAAAAGGGCATCACAGTTTCAAATGCCAACGAACTTAAAATAAGCCTTACGTATAACATTGCCGGCAATGCCGCTGCTTTAGGCTACCTGGATTATTTAGAAATACTAGCAGAAAGGCAATTAAAACTATCTGGTAATCAAACCGATTTTCGCTCTTTGCAAAATATTTATCCGGGAGCAGTTTCTACGTTTAAAGTGGCCGACATGCCAGTTGGGGCAACTATCTGGGATATTACCCGTCCAACCCGCCCAGTAGTACCTGCTTTAACATTTACAAGTTCTACGGCTAGCTTTACTGTTGCAACCGATTCCTTAAAAGAGTTTATTGCTTTTACGGGGCAAGATTTTCCTGCACCGGTTTTCGTAGGAATAATGCCTAATCAAAATTTGCACGCTTTAAACAAAGACGGCAAAACAGATCTGGTAATTATTACGCATCCGGCTTTTTTACCGCAAGCTGAACGGCTAGCAACGCACCGGCAAACGAATGATGGCCTACAGGTAAATGTTGTGACCACTCAACAAGTTTATAACGAGTTTTCATCGGGAGCGCAGGATATTTCGGCTATTCGCGATTTTATGAAAATGATATATGAGCGCAGCCCCAAAGCTCCTGAAAAAACCTTAAACTTATTATTATTGGGCGATGCTTCCTATGATTACAAATCAGCGAATACAAATAATCCGAAAAACCGCACGCTAAATAACACCAACTATGTACCTACTTACCAATCGCGCGAATCCTTAGATCCATTAGAAAGTTATTCTTCCGAAGATTATTTTGGTTTTTTGGATGATACCGAAGGTTTCTGGGATGAAAGCGATTTTTCGAATCCTGACTTAATGGATATTGGAGTAGGCCGTTTACCGGTACATACCATTCTGGAAGCTGAAATTATTGTAACCAAACTTATTCATTACAACGATCCCAAAACCTTCGGCAACTGGCGAAATCGTCTGGTATTAGCCGCTGACGATGGCGATGGTACTGAACACCTACGCGACGCTGAATTTCTGGCCGATTACATGAAACTGAATCAACCGGTTTTTAATATCCATAAAGTTTATCTGGATATGTTTAAACAAGAAAATGGCGCTAGTGGGCAACTCTCTCCGGATGCCAATAAAAGCATTGATCAAGCAGTAGAACGTGGGGCATTAATCGTAAACTATACCGGGCACGGCGGAGAAACCACGTTAGCTCAGGAAAAAATCGTAACCATCCCTCAAATTACTAATTGGAAAAATAAAGATAAACTGGCATTTTTAATAACCGCCACTTGCGAATTTGGCCGCTACGACGATCCAGCCCGTTCATCTGGTGCCGAGTATGCCTTAATTAATGAAAATGGCGGAGCAATTGGTCTTATTTCCACTACCCGGCCGGTATATGCGGGTGGAAACCGGGTATTAAACAAAAACTTTTTTGAAATAGCATTCACGCCTCTAAACGGTCAGATGCCACGTTTAGGTGATGTGTTACGTTTAACCAAAAATAGAAGTTTGTCGCAGGTTAACAACCGGAATTTTGCTTTACTCGGCGACCCATCTATGCGTTTGGCGTACCCCAATTTGCAGGTAAGTTTAGATAAAGTAAATGGCACCGATATAAGCGCTGGTATTGATACCTTAAAAGCCTTAACTAAGATTACCTTTGCGGGCAGCATTAAAAATAACAATCAAGCAATAGTAGATTCTTTTAACGGTTTGGTGCAGGTAATTGTATACGAAAAAGAAACTCAAATAAATACCCTCGGCGACGAAAGTGCAAACGGCGTTAGTAACGTAAGGGCCGTACCTGTACGCGAAAACATAATTTATGATGGAACGGCATCAGTAAATGCAGGATTATTTTCCATTTCTTTTATGGTTCCTAAAGATATAGCCTACAATTTGGGCAACGGTAAAGTTAGTTTTTATGCTTATTCGGGTACTACCGATGCTCAGGGAGCTTATGCCAATATTATTGTTGGCGGAGCTAACCCTAACAGTACTTCTGATAATCAGCCACCTAACATTGGTTTATTTATGGATGATGAAACATTTAAATCGGGTGGCTTAACGGGATCTACTACTACTTTACTTGCTCATATTACCGATGAAAATGGAATTAATACTACGGGCATTGGCATTGGTCATGAAATAACCGCTGTGCTAGATGGAGATAAAAAGCAGTCCATTAACTTAAATAACTATTTCACCGCCGAAACAGATAACTATCAGACAGGTCAGGTTCGATATCCTTTATCAAATTTATCCGTTGGTAAACACCAGATAAGCGTTAAAGCCTGGGACACGTATAATAACTCAGCAGAAAGCAAGATTGAGTTTGAAGTTGCTGATTCTAAGCAACTAGCGCTGGATAAGGTATTCAATTATCCTAACCCCATGTATAATCAAACTACTTTTCAGTTTGATCATAACCGGCAGGGTGATAATCTAAATATAGAAATTAATATATTTTCTATTACTGGTACCTTAGTAAAAACATTAACTGGCACCAGTTTTGCCAGTAAACCGCATTTCAATGCTATTACTTGGGATGGTCGGAAGGAAAATAAACAAGCTTTAGCTAAAGGATTATATATTTATGTTCTAACTGTTCGTTCCAATCTTGATGGTTCAACAGCGTCCAAAACCCAAAAGCTCATTTTATTGAATTAA